A section of the Ornithinimicrobium sufpigmenti genome encodes:
- a CDS encoding NUDIX hydrolase, whose amino-acid sequence MTMTSPRSQPAARRLPSVNETSAGGVVIDVHEGRARIAIIARHNRSGRLEWCLPKGHVEPGETLVETAEREVAEETGIEGRVLVSLGTIEYWFTTPSYRIHKMVHHYLLEATGGRLTVENDPDHEAVDAIWVPLDEVHRKLTFPNERRIAREAWHRLTRTA is encoded by the coding sequence ATGACCATGACATCGCCGCGTTCGCAGCCTGCGGCGCGACGGCTGCCGTCGGTCAACGAGACGTCTGCTGGGGGCGTGGTCATCGACGTGCACGAGGGGCGGGCCCGGATCGCCATCATCGCCCGGCACAACCGATCGGGACGGCTGGAGTGGTGCCTGCCCAAGGGGCACGTCGAGCCGGGCGAGACGCTGGTCGAGACGGCCGAGCGGGAGGTGGCCGAGGAGACCGGGATCGAGGGTCGGGTGCTGGTCAGTCTGGGCACCATCGAGTACTGGTTCACCACGCCGTCGTACCGGATCCACAAGATGGTGCACCACTACCTGCTGGAGGCGACCGGGGGGCGGCTCACGGTCGAGAACGACCCGGACCACGAGGCCGTCGACGCGATCTGGGTGCCCCTGGACGAGGTGCACCGCAAGCTCACCTTCCCCAACGAGCGCCGCATCGCCCGCGAGGCGTGGCACCGCCTGACCCGGACCGCCTGA
- a CDS encoding DUF6049 family protein, with amino-acid sequence MAPTTRLRAWAARSPRLPGVLATPVVAVLVAAAGVGGAPVGATAAPSGADEGQDADDGDEGGEGGDDLDQGGELRILLDEVDPVVVRPGQPVTLRGRLVNDGPDVSRLNLLTVAAAVGPLVSRADVAGWVEGTDPRSASWVLGDDAIGAVVPPGGQEEFEITVPGSSLELLPANPAVLGVELVASAEDEADRVPVPDDSAPAVLRTVLSTMGQPAVDVPLETTWVVPLTLPPDADLSSPDDTEHTAAWLSAVGQESSVRQWLEHLTVPEVTWWVDPATLVAHRPAEALAVAPPEDAEDPDPPAVTEPPEATGPGGSEQPTAPDDAERVTTGPGSPQPTPTGTAATSPSPTDGPGDRVDPTHGGVEDGGDRTSSPAPVPPPDAAATSAPGPDPEPQPVPDPEPDPEPEPETLEEALARLRLLLTDVDPELLWWLPTDDPDLAVLVAEAETVPSTVADDLLTRVPATASPAVTRLLRQGRQDVAWPALAAPTADDVAAISDLYARTRDGGLGAVLVPRETFTADSTAPPRLGAVSLGDVREVIALGADSWTSGLVAASGTDAEKHGAGAAAQRVLAHTLGTWLEAPASPRTLVIAPPRGTAIPPEVLDQLSMGWTQAQWLSPVSAQEVLDRAEELDPVGLSGIAPQEEVLGPLSDLVVPPASPLGTSRARDLVRLQEDLDGLAQILRDTDALRSWEPVLDGQWSTRWRHDEDAWVSTWRTLRHEVRSTRDAVYLLPSSVNFVADQGVIHLTVVNDLPVAVEDVRLRARPSNGRLQVTGQPDPVDIGPGSRATVPFEARAITRGETLLEVRIATPGGTTLGEDTEVNVRVQPTGVWIYWVLGGLAGVVLVLGLRRALTSSSRATAYPGSSPSPGSEEHPQ; translated from the coding sequence GTGGCCCCGACGACCCGCCTGCGCGCGTGGGCGGCGCGTTCCCCGCGTCTGCCCGGCGTGCTGGCGACACCGGTGGTGGCCGTGCTCGTCGCAGCTGCAGGGGTCGGTGGGGCGCCGGTGGGTGCGACGGCCGCTCCGTCGGGCGCCGACGAGGGACAGGACGCTGACGACGGCGACGAGGGCGGCGAGGGCGGCGACGACCTCGACCAGGGTGGGGAGCTGCGCATCCTGCTCGACGAGGTCGACCCGGTCGTGGTCCGGCCCGGGCAACCGGTGACGCTACGGGGACGACTGGTCAACGACGGTCCCGACGTGAGCCGGCTCAACCTGCTGACGGTGGCGGCTGCTGTGGGGCCGCTCGTCTCTCGGGCCGACGTCGCGGGCTGGGTCGAGGGGACCGACCCCCGGTCCGCGTCCTGGGTGCTGGGGGACGACGCGATCGGTGCCGTCGTCCCGCCGGGGGGCCAGGAGGAGTTCGAGATCACCGTGCCCGGCTCCTCGCTGGAGCTCCTGCCGGCCAACCCGGCCGTGCTGGGTGTCGAGCTGGTCGCCTCGGCGGAGGACGAGGCTGACCGGGTGCCCGTGCCGGACGACTCTGCTCCAGCGGTGCTGCGCACCGTCCTCTCCACCATGGGGCAGCCGGCGGTGGACGTGCCGCTGGAGACGACGTGGGTGGTGCCGCTCACCCTGCCCCCGGACGCGGACCTGTCCAGTCCGGACGACACCGAGCACACCGCCGCCTGGCTGTCGGCAGTGGGTCAGGAGTCGTCGGTGCGCCAGTGGCTGGAGCACCTGACCGTCCCGGAGGTCACCTGGTGGGTCGACCCCGCCACCCTCGTGGCGCACCGGCCGGCCGAGGCTCTCGCGGTCGCCCCACCGGAGGACGCCGAGGACCCGGACCCGCCGGCGGTGACCGAGCCGCCCGAGGCCACCGGTCCCGGCGGATCCGAGCAGCCCACCGCGCCGGACGACGCCGAGCGGGTGACCACGGGTCCAGGGTCGCCGCAGCCCACGCCCACCGGCACCGCGGCCACCAGCCCGTCACCGACCGACGGGCCGGGTGACCGGGTCGACCCCACCCACGGCGGTGTCGAGGATGGCGGGGACCGGACCTCCTCGCCCGCACCCGTCCCCCCTCCCGACGCCGCGGCCACGTCCGCACCCGGACCCGACCCCGAACCGCAGCCGGTGCCCGACCCCGAGCCCGACCCCGAGCCCGAGCCCGAGACCCTCGAGGAGGCCCTGGCCCGGCTGCGTCTGCTGCTCACCGACGTGGACCCCGAGCTGCTGTGGTGGCTGCCCACCGACGACCCCGATCTGGCCGTCCTGGTCGCGGAGGCCGAGACCGTGCCGAGCACCGTGGCCGACGACCTGCTCACCCGGGTCCCCGCGACCGCATCGCCCGCCGTCACCCGGCTGCTGCGGCAGGGTCGGCAGGACGTCGCCTGGCCGGCCCTCGCCGCCCCCACGGCCGACGACGTCGCGGCGATCTCCGACCTCTACGCACGCACCCGGGACGGCGGACTGGGAGCTGTGCTGGTGCCGCGGGAGACGTTCACGGCCGACTCGACCGCTCCACCCCGCCTCGGCGCGGTCTCCCTGGGGGACGTCCGGGAAGTCATCGCCCTCGGCGCGGACTCCTGGACCAGCGGCCTGGTGGCCGCCAGCGGCACGGACGCGGAGAAGCACGGTGCGGGCGCCGCCGCGCAGCGGGTCCTGGCTCACACGCTCGGGACCTGGCTGGAGGCACCGGCCAGCCCCCGCACCCTGGTCATCGCCCCACCCCGCGGCACGGCGATCCCACCGGAGGTGCTCGACCAGCTGAGCATGGGCTGGACGCAGGCGCAGTGGCTCTCACCGGTCAGCGCCCAGGAGGTGCTCGATCGTGCGGAGGAGCTCGACCCGGTGGGGCTGAGCGGCATCGCACCCCAGGAGGAGGTCCTGGGCCCGCTCTCCGATCTGGTCGTCCCACCGGCCAGCCCGCTCGGCACCTCGCGGGCCCGTGACCTGGTCCGCCTCCAGGAGGACCTCGACGGGCTGGCCCAGATCCTGCGCGACACCGACGCCCTGCGTTCCTGGGAGCCGGTGCTCGACGGCCAGTGGTCCACGCGGTGGCGCCACGACGAGGACGCGTGGGTGTCGACCTGGCGCACCCTCCGGCACGAGGTGCGCAGCACCCGCGACGCCGTGTACCTGCTCCCCAGCAGCGTCAACTTCGTCGCCGACCAGGGCGTGATCCACCTCACCGTCGTCAACGACCTGCCCGTGGCGGTCGAGGACGTGCGGCTCCGGGCGCGCCCCAGCAACGGCCGGCTGCAGGTGACCGGACAGCCGGACCCGGTCGACATCGGTCCCGGCAGCCGGGCCACCGTCCCCTTCGAGGCCCGGGCGATCACCCGCGGCGAGACCCTGCTGGAGGTGCGGATCGCCACCCCGGGGGGCACCACGCTCGGCGAGGACACGGAGGTCAACGTCCGCGTGCAGCCGACCGGCGTCTGGATCTACTGGGTGCTGGGGGGCCTGGCGGGGGTGGTTCTCGTGCTGGGCCTGCGCCGGGCGCTCACCTCCTCCTCGCGCGCAACGGCATACCCTGGCTCGTCCCCCTCCCCCGGCTCCGAGGAGCACCCGCAGTGA
- a CDS encoding murein biosynthesis integral membrane protein MurJ, whose product MSASTASEEHGSSRALARSSAVMASGTLVSRVLGLVRMALLAWAIGNLTPAANIWETANTIPNAIFLLLAAGVLNVLLLPQLTRAMARGREGRDYSDRLLTLSVALLVVGTLVFWAATPLVTKLNALAWEWGSPELTLAIMFAYFCIPQMLFYGLHTVLGQVLAAHHRFAAYMWSPALANVVQIAGILLFAWRYPTANQVPPEGWTFPMIALLGGSATLGIVLQALVLFPAVRATGFQWQPRWGFRGVGLGTAGVMAFWAFAEVGLSQGGMLAVNNLLAWAVVDVPEAAGRNVYFYAFSVFMLPHSLLALSLLTALYPVLSKAAAAGDLRGMAARTETGLRMLLTAMVPIALGMLLLAPLLVRVIYPFSTDAAHAAIAPVVQAFTIGLIFYGVYLLCSRVFYSFEDARTPFFFQVALTTTLLLAALFALTQPETRAAVIAAAGQGVGQIIAAGIGLYAVRRRLPDLQLRPAASTLGRALLASGVALLPAWGLVRLLDRPGLLGAVVALAVSGVVYLAVYGVLALVLGVGEIRTVAAPLLRRVPGLSRFAPSSTELEVIAAEAAGPVPGDPGQGEPTAAGVHPGGPAGQLAPTPTSTPTSTPTSAASSSTDVGEGTLGGQDAPAGVSHGGEDSTMDRLEVGARLGDRYALEELLAEREGGGLQYWSARDVTLDRLVAVTALPSSGEDAAIAEAVLDGARRVASVDDPRLVRVLDVGDADGICWVVEEGLTEAESLASLVAEQPLPAEEVRRLVGEAAAGLESARRRGLHHLYLNPHSVLRTTDGTVKVSGVGVASALEGTDDVTSDEASIIDTADLVSLLYTGLTGRWPGEDLPGVRTARRLADDSLPAPSELVAGVPGDLDALCRMVHGAGTDLSSAPRTPGELARQLSPWSSEMVRGPRPGELTAPTDTQERGGLAATDALTAAAGASAAATAAHPTRAEDVDADEAQSEGSGDETTVVPQTYYRTSRRTAPADESAEMDGLFASGERAAQEHDERERSARTQAVPVGAAAAGASMASGGPVRAGAGSGGAGSDGHDGGYDGTGGLDEARGTGLQTAAVIGVILAILAGAFLMGWVLIGGLGGEDEPSGGGTTASAPEETQGGGDTDVATATEDTGGQTASPEPQQTEEPPAAVPEGEVSIVGITSFDPEGDNDERNDLTPLAVDGDPETAWRSHTYLSPDWGSLKSGVGLILDLGEGATVSEVDVDLDEAGVAASLWLSEEPTREGGTELGSGSDLEGTWTVAPESPATGRYLILWFDTAATTDAGEVVGVREIVVR is encoded by the coding sequence GTGAGCGCGAGCACCGCCAGCGAGGAGCACGGCTCCAGCCGGGCCCTGGCCCGATCCAGCGCGGTCATGGCCAGCGGCACCCTCGTCTCCCGCGTCCTCGGCCTGGTCCGGATGGCCCTGCTCGCCTGGGCGATCGGCAACCTGACGCCGGCGGCGAACATCTGGGAGACGGCCAACACCATCCCCAACGCGATCTTCCTGCTGCTGGCGGCGGGCGTGCTCAACGTGCTGCTGCTCCCCCAGCTCACCCGGGCGATGGCGCGTGGTCGCGAGGGTCGGGACTACTCCGACCGCCTGCTCACCCTCTCGGTCGCGCTCCTCGTCGTCGGCACCCTCGTCTTCTGGGCGGCCACCCCCCTGGTCACCAAGCTCAACGCGCTCGCCTGGGAGTGGGGCTCGCCCGAGCTGACCCTGGCGATCATGTTCGCCTACTTCTGCATCCCGCAGATGCTGTTCTACGGGCTGCACACCGTCCTGGGGCAGGTGCTGGCGGCGCACCACCGGTTCGCCGCCTACATGTGGAGCCCGGCGTTGGCCAACGTGGTCCAGATCGCAGGGATCCTGCTCTTCGCGTGGCGCTACCCGACGGCCAACCAGGTGCCGCCCGAGGGGTGGACCTTCCCGATGATCGCCCTGCTCGGCGGCTCGGCCACCCTCGGCATCGTGCTGCAGGCGCTGGTGCTCTTCCCCGCGGTCCGGGCCACCGGTTTCCAGTGGCAGCCGCGGTGGGGCTTCCGGGGGGTGGGGCTGGGCACCGCCGGGGTGATGGCGTTCTGGGCGTTCGCGGAGGTCGGCCTGTCCCAGGGCGGGATGCTCGCCGTCAACAACCTGCTCGCTTGGGCCGTCGTGGACGTGCCCGAGGCGGCCGGCCGCAACGTCTACTTCTATGCCTTCTCGGTCTTCATGCTCCCGCACAGCCTGCTTGCGCTGTCGCTGCTGACCGCTCTCTACCCCGTGCTGTCCAAGGCCGCCGCGGCCGGGGACCTCCGCGGGATGGCGGCCCGCACCGAGACCGGCCTGCGGATGCTGCTGACGGCGATGGTGCCGATCGCTCTCGGCATGCTGCTGCTGGCGCCCCTGCTGGTCCGGGTGATCTACCCCTTCTCCACCGACGCCGCGCATGCCGCGATCGCCCCGGTCGTCCAGGCGTTCACCATCGGGCTCATCTTCTACGGCGTGTACCTGCTGTGCAGCCGCGTCTTCTACTCCTTCGAGGACGCCCGCACGCCGTTCTTCTTCCAGGTGGCGCTGACCACGACCCTGCTGCTGGCCGCGCTGTTCGCGCTGACCCAGCCGGAGACCCGGGCGGCGGTCATCGCCGCGGCGGGGCAGGGCGTGGGGCAGATCATCGCTGCCGGGATCGGGCTGTATGCGGTGCGCCGCCGCCTGCCCGACCTGCAGCTCCGTCCGGCCGCCAGCACGTTGGGGCGGGCGCTGCTCGCCTCGGGGGTGGCCCTCCTGCCGGCGTGGGGGCTGGTGCGGCTGCTGGACCGCCCCGGCCTCCTGGGGGCGGTCGTGGCCCTGGCCGTCTCCGGTGTCGTCTACCTTGCCGTCTACGGCGTGCTCGCGCTGGTGCTGGGGGTGGGGGAGATCCGCACGGTGGCGGCGCCGTTGCTGCGGCGGGTGCCCGGCCTGAGCCGGTTCGCCCCCAGCTCCACCGAGCTGGAGGTCATCGCCGCCGAGGCGGCCGGGCCGGTGCCTGGAGACCCCGGACAGGGTGAGCCGACGGCCGCCGGGGTGCATCCTGGCGGCCCGGCGGGGCAGCTCGCACCCACCCCCACCAGCACCCCCACCAGCACCCCCACCAGCGCGGCATCATCGTCCACGGACGTGGGAGAGGGCACACTAGGTGGGCAGGACGCCCCCGCCGGGGTGTCGCACGGCGGAGAGGACAGCACCATGGATCGGCTCGAGGTAGGCGCCCGGCTGGGCGACCGCTATGCCCTCGAGGAGCTGCTCGCCGAGCGCGAGGGCGGTGGGCTGCAGTACTGGTCGGCCCGCGACGTCACCCTCGACCGGCTCGTCGCCGTCACCGCGCTGCCCTCCTCCGGCGAGGACGCGGCCATCGCCGAGGCGGTGCTCGACGGCGCCCGGCGGGTGGCCTCCGTCGACGACCCGCGCCTGGTCCGGGTCCTGGACGTCGGCGACGCCGACGGCATCTGCTGGGTGGTCGAGGAAGGTCTGACCGAGGCCGAGTCCCTGGCCTCGCTGGTCGCCGAGCAGCCGCTCCCCGCGGAGGAGGTGCGCCGGCTCGTCGGCGAGGCCGCCGCCGGGCTGGAGTCCGCCCGCCGGCGCGGGCTGCACCACCTCTACCTCAACCCGCACTCGGTCCTGCGCACCACGGACGGCACGGTCAAGGTGTCGGGGGTCGGGGTGGCCTCGGCCCTGGAGGGGACGGACGACGTCACCTCCGACGAGGCGAGCATCATCGACACGGCCGACCTGGTCTCCCTGCTCTACACCGGCCTGACGGGCCGGTGGCCCGGCGAGGACCTCCCCGGCGTCCGGACCGCCCGCCGCCTCGCCGACGACTCGCTCCCCGCACCCTCGGAGCTGGTCGCCGGCGTGCCCGGCGACCTCGACGCGCTGTGCCGGATGGTGCACGGCGCGGGGACCGACCTCAGCTCGGCACCGCGTACTCCGGGAGAGCTGGCGCGCCAGCTCTCGCCCTGGTCCTCCGAGATGGTCCGCGGGCCCAGGCCCGGAGAGCTGACCGCGCCGACGGACACCCAGGAACGCGGCGGACTCGCGGCCACCGACGCCCTGACCGCCGCCGCGGGGGCTTCGGCGGCGGCGACCGCCGCCCACCCGACGCGGGCCGAGGACGTCGACGCCGATGAAGCCCAGAGCGAGGGCTCGGGCGACGAGACCACCGTGGTGCCGCAGACCTACTACCGCACCTCGCGCAGGACCGCGCCCGCTGACGAGAGCGCCGAGATGGATGGCCTGTTCGCCTCGGGCGAACGCGCGGCGCAGGAGCACGACGAACGTGAGCGGTCGGCCCGCACCCAGGCGGTGCCCGTCGGGGCAGCAGCCGCCGGGGCCTCGATGGCCTCGGGTGGTCCTGTGCGGGCCGGGGCGGGCTCGGGCGGTGCAGGTTCGGACGGGCATGACGGCGGGTATGACGGCACCGGTGGCCTGGACGAGGCACGCGGCACCGGCCTGCAGACGGCAGCGGTCATCGGGGTGATCCTGGCCATCCTCGCGGGCGCCTTCCTCATGGGCTGGGTCCTCATCGGCGGCCTCGGCGGCGAGGACGAGCCGTCAGGGGGCGGGACGACGGCGAGCGCGCCGGAGGAGACCCAGGGCGGCGGTGACACCGACGTGGCCACCGCGACCGAGGACACGGGCGGGCAGACGGCGTCCCCCGAGCCCCAGCAGACCGAGGAGCCGCCGGCAGCCGTACCCGAGGGTGAGGTCAGCATCGTCGGCATCACCTCCTTCGACCCCGAGGGGGACAACGACGAGCGCAACGACCTGACCCCGTTGGCCGTCGACGGCGACCCCGAGACGGCGTGGCGCTCACACACCTACCTGTCGCCCGACTGGGGCTCGCTCAAGAGTGGTGTCGGCCTGATCCTGGACCTGGGCGAGGGCGCGACCGTCAGCGAGGTGGACGTGGACCTGGACGAGGCAGGCGTGGCCGCGAGCCTGTGGCTCTCCGAGGAGCCCACCCGCGAGGGTGGCACCGA